A stretch of Anolis sagrei isolate rAnoSag1 chromosome X, rAnoSag1.mat, whole genome shotgun sequence DNA encodes these proteins:
- the LOC132780894 gene encoding excitatory amino acid transporter 5-like: protein MWERLKRALGGIRRGLRVFWTKNGLLVLSLLSVVTGCGVGFLLRRLELSDLEKQYFSFPGELLMRMLKMLILPLITSSLMSGLATMDSKVCGKMGVITITYYLWTTFLAVTTGIVLVISIHPGAAAQKEDYAVGKVVLSSADALLDLIRNMFPSNLIEASFQQYRTVLVPVVKTSKDPKAARKSVSFIYFLPDAANPGVQRPVLLEITPAPEMTYRTLPGSNSEMNVLGIVIFSATIGFLLGKMGERGAPLVNVCQCLNEAVMKIVSMAVWYFPFGIVFLIAGKILEMEDPYIVGKKLGLYAITVVTGLAIHSLCFLPLLFALITRKNPFAFIRGILQALLIALATSSSSATLPITLKCLLENNGIDRRIARFVLPVGATINMDGTALYEAVAAIFIAQVNEYDLDLGQIITISITATAASIGAAGIPQSGLVTMVIVLTSVGLPTEDITLIIAVDWALDRLRTMTNVLGDALAAGIMAHICRDDFATVAPKARKAKKPPVVVPSLGLPKNHVVEIVRESGPQQNHFGGVCHV from the exons ATGTGGGAACGCCTCAAGCGGGCCCTGGGCGGCATCCGGAGGGGCCTGCGGGTCTTCTGGACCAAGAACGGCCTCCTGGTCCTCTCCTTGCTCTCTGTGGTCACCGGCTGCGGCGTGGGATTCCTGCTCCGCCGCCTGGAGCTCTCTGACCTT GAGAAGCAATACTTCTCTTTCCCTGGAGAGCTTTTGATGCGGATGCTGAAGATGCTCATTTTGCCATTGATCACTTCCag CCTGATGTCAGGCTTGGCCACCATGGACTCTAAGGTGTGTGGGAAGATGGGAGTGATCACCATCACCTACTACCTGTGGACCACCTTCCTAGCCGTCACAACTGGCATCGTCCTAGTCATCAGCATCCATCCGGGGGCCGCCGCCCAGAAGGAGGACTACGCCGTGGGCAAAGTGGTGCTCAGCTCCGCCGACGCCCTCCTCGACCTCATCAG GAACATGTTCCCTTCAAACCTCATTGAGGCCTCCTTCCAACAG TACCGGACAGTGCTGGTGCCAGTGGTGAAGACCTCGAAGGACCCGAAGGCGGCCAGGAAGTCGGTCAGCTTCATCTATTTCCTGCCGGATGCAGCCAACCCAGGGGTGCAGCGCCCGGTGCTGCTGGAGATCACACCTGCCCCCGAAATGACCTACCGCACCCTCCCTGGCAGCAACAGCGAGATGAATGTCCTGGGCATCGTCATCTTCTCCGCCACCATTG GTTTCCTGCTGGGCAAGATGGGGGAGCGCGGGGCGCCGCTGGTGAACGTGTGCCAATGCCTGAACGAAGCTGTGATGAAGATCGTCTCCATGGCCGTGTGGTACTTCCCCTTCGGTATTGTCTTCCTGATCGCAGGGAAGATCCTGGAGATGGAGGACCCCTACATAGTGGGGAAGAAGCTGGGCCTCTACGCCATAACCGTGGTCACTGGGCTGGCCATCCACAGCCTCTGCTTTTTGCCCCTCCTCTTCGCCCTCATCACCCGGAAGAACCCCTTCGCCTTCATCCGCGGCATCCTCCAGGCCCTGCTTATCGCCCTGGCCACCTCCTCCAG CTCGGCCACCCTTCCCATCACCCTCAAGTGTCTTCTAGAGAACAACGGGATTGACCGGCGCATAGCCCGCTTTGTCCTCCCTGTCGGTGCCACCATCAACATGGACGGGACCGCACTTTATGAGGCTGTGGCCGCCATTTTCATTGCACAAGTCAACGAATATGACCTGGACTTGGGGCAGATCATCACCATCAG CATCACAGCCACGGCTGCCAGCATTGGGGCGGCCGGCATCCCCCAGTCGGGCCTGGTCACCATGGTCATCGTCTTGACCTCGGTCGGACTGCCCACCGAAGACATTACCCTCATCATCGCCGTTGACTGGGCCTT GGACCGTCTCCGGACTATGACCAATGTACTTGGTGACGCGTTGGCAGCTGGCATCATGGCACACATCTGTCGAGACGATTTTGCCACCGTGGCCCCCAAA GCCCGCAAGGCCAAGAAGCCCCCCGTGGTGGTCCCTTCGCTGGGCCTCCCCAAGAACCACGTGGTGGAGATTGTCCGGGAGTCGGGTCCCCAGCAGAACCACTTTGGCGGCGTCTGCCACGTCTGA